From Calothrix sp. PCC 6303, a single genomic window includes:
- a CDS encoding DUF2993 domain-containing protein, producing MEFFTIFLSSLLGLIIPVGIVIDQTVTNRIRSQFAKAEELQVRIDNAPTYQLIQGKINRVRIAGRSLQLKRRDIRIAALELETDAIELDIHSRGKKRAKLKQPLQAGLRLVLNETDINKILQSPEFLGLLSKLNIVSINADNMGSRPIYQLHNLQVKFLTNQRLNIQVEIREVGKKQGLHLVVETGINVIGGRQFQLVNPLIKVNQEAVPIQLIDAIVSNLNRRFDLANLETNGLIVRILQLNIKENTLEVASFFRIEPSSKILEAIRL from the coding sequence ATGGAATTTTTCACTATATTTTTGTCAAGCCTACTAGGTTTGATTATTCCCGTAGGGATAGTAATTGATCAAACTGTCACCAATAGAATCCGCTCCCAGTTTGCTAAGGCTGAGGAATTGCAAGTACGTATAGATAATGCCCCAACGTATCAGCTAATACAGGGGAAAATCAATCGAGTCAGAATTGCTGGACGTTCGTTACAATTAAAGCGTAGAGATATTCGCATCGCCGCTTTAGAGTTAGAAACAGATGCAATTGAACTTGATATTCATAGCCGTGGAAAAAAACGCGCAAAGCTTAAGCAACCTTTACAAGCAGGTTTACGCTTAGTTTTGAACGAAACCGATATTAATAAAATTTTACAATCTCCGGAATTTCTGGGGTTGCTAAGTAAGTTAAACATAGTTTCCATCAATGCCGATAATATGGGTTCTCGCCCCATATACCAGCTTCATAACTTACAAGTAAAATTTTTAACAAATCAGCGATTAAACATACAAGTAGAAATACGGGAGGTAGGTAAAAAGCAAGGATTGCATCTGGTGGTGGAAACAGGAATCAATGTGATTGGTGGTAGACAATTTCAGCTTGTAAATCCATTAATAAAAGTGAATCAGGAGGCAGTTCCAATTCAACTTATAGATGCTATAGTAAGTAACCTAAATCGACGCTTCGACTTAGCAAACCTGGAAACAAATGGTTTAATAGTGCGAATACTGCAATTAAATATAAAAGAAAACACATTGGAAGTGGCTAGCTTTTTCAGGATTGAGCCATCATCTAAAATTTTAGAAGCTATCAGATTATAG
- the accB gene encoding acetyl-CoA carboxylase biotin carboxyl carrier protein has product MPLDFNEIRQLLVTIAQTDIAEVTLKSDDLEISVRKTSSVTHPAIAVVQGGKDSSGLILNNTPTTPQVEQTTLIGATPHPVVSLVSTPGGQGLNPGNAFAGGQSGNPPSAMDSKLVEVTSPMVGTFYRAPAPGEAPFIEIGGRIRKGDAVCIIEAMKLMNEIEAEVSGQVMEILVQNGEPVEYGQPLMRVNPG; this is encoded by the coding sequence GTGCCATTGGACTTTAATGAAATTCGTCAATTACTAGTAACTATTGCCCAAACAGATATTGCAGAAGTAACGCTCAAAAGCGATGACTTGGAAATCTCTGTTCGTAAAACTAGCAGTGTTACTCACCCAGCTATCGCTGTAGTGCAAGGGGGCAAAGATAGTTCGGGATTAATTTTAAACAACACACCCACTACACCCCAGGTTGAGCAGACGACGCTAATTGGGGCTACACCCCATCCTGTTGTCAGTTTAGTATCAACACCTGGAGGACAGGGATTAAACCCTGGTAATGCATTTGCAGGGGGGCAATCAGGAAACCCTCCATCTGCAATGGATTCAAAATTGGTAGAGGTTACTTCCCCAATGGTGGGAACATTTTACCGTGCCCCTGCACCTGGAGAAGCACCATTTATTGAAATTGGTGGACGTATCCGTAAAGGTGATGCAGTCTGTATTATCGAAGCCATGAAATTAATGAACGAAATTGAGGCTGAAGTATCAGGTCAAGTCATGGAAATTTTGGTGCAGAATGGGGAACCTGTAGAATATGGTCAACCTTTGATGCGAGTTAATCCTGGCTAG
- a CDS encoding addiction module protein, with translation MRSIEQLTQEILSLPSESRALLADKLVESLEFDTDSAIQAVWLTEAKRRRDEVRSGLIQPISGEDALAQVRRLIEP, from the coding sequence ATGCGATCGATTGAGCAACTGACTCAAGAAATATTGTCTCTGCCTAGTGAGTCAAGAGCGCTCCTGGCAGACAAGTTAGTGGAAAGCTTGGAGTTTGATACCGACTCAGCAATTCAGGCAGTTTGGTTAACTGAAGCCAAGCGCCGACGAGATGAGGTGCGAAGTGGTCTTATCCAACCAATTTCAGGCGAAGATGCCTTAGCGCAAGTCAGACGGCTAATTGAGCCATGA
- the efp gene encoding elongation factor P, whose product MISSNDFRPGVSIVLDGSVWRVIEFLHVKPGKGAAFVRTKLKNAQTGGVMEKTFRAGETVPQANLEKSTMQHTYKEGDEYVFMDMESYEEGRLTAAQIGDRVKYLKEGMEVNVIRWNEQVMDVELPNSVVLEITQTDPGVKGDTATGGSKPATLETGAMVMVPLFITQGERIRIDTRDDKYMGRE is encoded by the coding sequence ATGATTTCCAGTAACGACTTTCGCCCTGGTGTTTCGATTGTATTAGATGGCTCTGTATGGCGGGTAATAGAATTCCTCCATGTCAAGCCAGGTAAAGGTGCAGCATTTGTGCGGACAAAGCTGAAAAACGCCCAAACTGGTGGTGTGATGGAAAAAACCTTCCGTGCAGGTGAAACTGTACCCCAGGCAAACCTTGAGAAAAGCACGATGCAACATACCTATAAAGAAGGTGATGAATACGTCTTTATGGATATGGAGAGCTACGAAGAGGGTAGATTAACCGCTGCCCAAATAGGCGATCGCGTTAAATATCTAAAGGAAGGGATGGAAGTTAACGTTATTCGCTGGAACGAACAGGTGATGGATGTAGAATTACCTAACTCAGTTGTTCTAGAAATAACCCAAACTGATCCTGGCGTTAAAGGTGATACCGCTACAGGTGGTAGCAAACCAGCAACCTTGGAAACAGGGGCGATGGTAATGGTACCGTTATTTATTACTCAAGGGGAGCGAATCCGTATCGATACCCGTGATGATAAATATATGGGCAGGGAATAA
- a CDS encoding IS630 family transposase, which translates to MFFIKEINSLSLKLLERIYRQSRHHQVRQRAHFLILASQGVKVDELMRIFSVSYKTIYNWQNRWESEGMVGLYNKPGRGSKKIFERSQEEEIREWARLEPRQIKRVLQKVKEEWDVVVSAETIKRILKRLSMSWHRMRRDVFGKPDPLEYKDKKEKLSELKRLEDEGKINLYYLDEAGFCLIPTVPYGWQNIGEYLKIKSRRSPRLNVLGIMSRKNHLETYVSSQTINSDVVVACIDTFFSTVNKRRFIKYQWIEIDAYSSWQTFVTSLEKILREFGQNYVINFD; encoded by the coding sequence ATGTTCTTTATCAAAGAAATAAATTCCCTTTCTTTGAAACTGCTAGAAAGGATATATCGCCAGAGCCGACATCATCAAGTACGACAAAGAGCGCACTTTCTAATATTAGCTTCGCAAGGGGTGAAAGTCGATGAACTCATGAGAATATTTAGTGTGAGTTATAAGACAATCTATAACTGGCAAAATCGTTGGGAATCTGAAGGGATGGTAGGACTATACAACAAGCCAGGTAGAGGTAGCAAAAAAATATTTGAACGCTCACAAGAAGAGGAAATTAGAGAATGGGCTAGACTTGAACCAAGACAAATAAAAAGAGTATTGCAAAAAGTAAAAGAGGAATGGGATGTTGTAGTTAGTGCTGAAACAATAAAAAGGATACTTAAAAGATTATCTATGAGCTGGCATCGGATGAGAAGAGATGTGTTTGGAAAGCCAGATCCCTTGGAATACAAGGATAAAAAAGAAAAGCTGTCAGAATTAAAACGTTTAGAAGATGAAGGAAAAATCAACTTATACTACTTAGATGAAGCCGGATTTTGTTTAATACCTACGGTTCCTTATGGTTGGCAAAATATCGGTGAATATTTAAAAATTAAAAGCCGCCGCAGTCCTCGTCTAAATGTTTTAGGAATTATGAGTAGAAAGAATCATCTAGAAACTTATGTTTCATCTCAAACCATTAATTCTGATGTAGTTGTTGCTTGTATTGATACATTCTTTTCTACTGTAAATAAGCGGCGATTTATTAAGTATCAATGGATTGAAATAGATGCTTATTCTAGCTGGCAAACTTTTGTTACATCTCTAGAAAAAATCCTGAGAGAATTTGGTCAAAATTATGTAATTAATTTTGACTAG
- a CDS encoding TrbI/VirB10 family protein: protein MYESSISPRNPLNFIKSSELDAPDWESRMAKLVGLEENQPTNNSVIIPEEQLEESTSSDSFSQPQQLQTKQSLSENPFAKLALVSAATLTMMLVAGVFLSQLMGLGNKKTNNNNALSPSQPQATPSTRPQNLASEIETLKTKLALTEQAETLKAAQQKLRNPQVNPTQSTLVADSQASPRNNINRVRVPNQRQPIQTAYIPNSVNIIRDLPQQSVSDTPKPQTTVESRLSPPLSSSQTSIPATAPIAQITPQATPDPLQEWMKLSKLGSYGQVAVSDNRSVNPTNSTPVNNPETATQPTNNPPNQTPPPETPTSAVSQNQSQGSKYVAVGTSVKGVLATAIFGETTRSGNKDKDDADSTVFVVRLKQPLKSIDNAIALPAKTELLAEVRSISEQGLVQLNVTKIILQNDNNPIEKSLPPNSMILRASKGRPLIANQYPNRGGSIAWMDAGLFVLGGLGKAAELYNRADSQISPAPNVIGGTIITNSNPKRNVLAGVLEGGMNTVVPQIAQRNQQAISQLSQKSNIWFLPAGKEVEIYINQSMQF from the coding sequence ATGTACGAATCTTCAATTTCTCCCAGAAATCCCCTAAATTTCATCAAATCCAGTGAACTGGACGCACCAGATTGGGAATCTAGGATGGCAAAGTTGGTTGGTTTAGAAGAAAATCAACCAACAAATAATTCAGTAATAATTCCAGAAGAACAGCTAGAAGAATCAACCTCCTCCGACTCTTTTTCCCAACCACAACAACTACAAACAAAACAATCCCTCTCAGAAAATCCCTTTGCAAAACTTGCTTTAGTAAGTGCAGCAACTTTGACAATGATGCTAGTTGCCGGAGTATTTTTGTCACAATTAATGGGTTTAGGAAACAAAAAAACAAATAACAACAATGCTTTATCTCCATCTCAACCCCAAGCAACACCTTCTACCCGTCCCCAAAATTTAGCATCAGAAATAGAGACTCTAAAAACTAAATTAGCTTTAACAGAACAAGCAGAAACCCTCAAAGCAGCACAACAAAAATTACGAAATCCCCAGGTAAATCCAACTCAAAGCACATTAGTTGCAGATTCTCAAGCTTCTCCAAGAAACAATATTAATCGGGTCAGAGTACCTAACCAAAGACAACCCATTCAAACAGCATATATTCCGAATTCTGTCAATATAATCCGTGACCTTCCTCAGCAATCGGTATCTGATACACCCAAACCTCAGACAACTGTAGAATCTAGACTTTCCCCCCCACTCTCGTCTTCCCAAACAAGCATTCCCGCTACCGCACCAATAGCCCAAATCACCCCCCAAGCGACTCCAGATCCTCTTCAGGAATGGATGAAACTATCAAAATTAGGTAGTTATGGTCAGGTTGCTGTGAGCGATAATCGAAGTGTTAATCCGACAAATTCCACACCTGTAAATAATCCTGAAACAGCCACACAACCCACCAATAACCCACCCAACCAAACACCACCACCCGAAACACCAACTTCGGCAGTTAGTCAAAACCAATCCCAGGGGTCAAAATACGTAGCAGTAGGTACTAGCGTCAAAGGAGTATTAGCAACCGCAATATTTGGGGAAACCACTCGTTCAGGTAATAAAGACAAAGACGATGCTGATAGTACAGTATTTGTTGTGCGTTTGAAGCAACCACTTAAGTCTATCGACAACGCGATCGCATTACCAGCCAAAACTGAGTTATTAGCAGAAGTTCGTTCCATCTCCGAACAAGGTTTGGTGCAATTAAATGTCACCAAAATTATCCTGCAAAACGACAATAACCCCATCGAAAAAAGCTTACCGCCAAATTCTATGATTCTTCGCGCTTCCAAAGGTAGACCCCTAATTGCCAACCAATATCCCAATCGAGGAGGATCAATTGCTTGGATGGATGCCGGATTATTCGTCCTAGGAGGTTTAGGTAAAGCCGCAGAATTATACAATCGCGCAGATTCTCAAATCAGCCCAGCCCCAAATGTTATTGGTGGTACCATCATTACTAACTCAAATCCCAAGCGAAATGTCCTAGCTGGGGTTTTAGAAGGGGGAATGAATACCGTAGTTCCCCAAATTGCCCAACGCAATCAACAAGCTATTTCCCAACTATCACAAAAAAGTAATATTTGGTTTTTACCTGCTGGTAAAGAAGTTGAAATCTATATTAATCAATCCATGCAGTTCTAA
- a CDS encoding GerMN domain-containing protein has product MREQEKNNRISSGVIAALSAAVVAVGGGVALYTSNNVQTPSTPNITRSPGSGNQNKQNPANEQVANIYLLRDNGKNFVLVPLPVKVAASSEKPDEFLAAIFNSLLTAKNDGDTSSVIPSGTKVLGVKVEKDTVRVNLSEQFASGGGSASMAGRVGQVVYTASTLNPESKVYIAINGKQVDVLGGEGLELEQPLTRASFAKNYQL; this is encoded by the coding sequence ATGAGAGAACAGGAAAAAAATAATCGGATCTCTTCAGGTGTGATTGCAGCGCTATCTGCTGCGGTTGTGGCTGTAGGTGGAGGCGTTGCTCTATATACTAGCAATAATGTACAAACCCCATCAACACCCAATATCACACGATCACCTGGCAGTGGGAACCAAAACAAGCAAAATCCGGCAAATGAGCAAGTAGCAAATATTTATTTGCTCAGGGATAATGGTAAAAACTTTGTATTAGTTCCTTTGCCAGTCAAGGTTGCAGCATCTAGTGAGAAACCCGACGAATTTCTGGCAGCTATCTTTAATAGCCTGCTAACGGCTAAAAACGATGGTGATACCAGTAGTGTGATTCCTTCAGGGACGAAGGTTTTGGGAGTAAAAGTTGAAAAAGATACTGTTAGGGTGAATTTATCAGAACAGTTTGCCAGTGGAGGTGGTAGTGCTTCAATGGCTGGACGTGTAGGACAAGTTGTATATACTGCAAGTACTTTAAATCCTGAATCTAAAGTTTATATTGCAATTAATGGTAAGCAGGTGGATGTGTTGGGTGGAGAAGGTTTAGAGTTAGAACAACCGCTGACTCGCGCTAGCTTTGCAAAGAACTATCAACTTTAA
- a CDS encoding type II toxin-antitoxin system RelE/ParE family toxin translates to MRYVFHPEALNDYAEAVQYYTEQKVEVAQTFINVVEDTVYRIRESPTRYAKIDEDVRRCMARKFPYGVLYTIEQDYILILAVMHCSREPGYWKSRK, encoded by the coding sequence ATGAGGTATGTATTTCATCCTGAAGCCCTGAATGATTACGCTGAAGCAGTTCAATACTACACAGAGCAGAAAGTAGAGGTTGCTCAAACGTTCATAAACGTGGTTGAGGATACAGTTTATCGGATCAGGGAGTCTCCAACTCGTTACGCTAAAATTGATGAGGATGTTCGGCGATGTATGGCGCGTAAGTTTCCTTATGGTGTTCTCTATACAATTGAACAAGACTACATTTTGATTTTGGCAGTCATGCATTGTAGTCGTGAGCCTGGTTACTGGAAAAGCCGCAAGTAA
- a CDS encoding ArsR/SmtB family transcription factor has protein sequence MKQMLSVPPEVVQQVAEYFSLLSEPMRLRLLHLLRDDEKCVQELVEATQTSQANVSKHLKVMWQAGILSRRSEGTCAYYRVEDAMIFELCNQVCDRIATRLEQQARNFRVLNPK, from the coding sequence ATGAAACAAATGTTGTCTGTACCACCAGAGGTTGTACAACAAGTAGCGGAATACTTCAGCTTACTGAGTGAACCAATGCGTTTGCGACTTTTACATCTCCTCCGAGATGATGAAAAGTGCGTGCAAGAATTAGTGGAGGCAACACAAACGTCTCAGGCAAATGTTTCCAAACACCTGAAAGTAATGTGGCAAGCTGGAATTCTTAGCCGTCGTAGTGAAGGGACTTGTGCATACTACCGAGTGGAAGATGCAATGATTTTTGAGCTTTGTAATCAGGTATGCGATCGCATTGCCACTAGACTAGAACAACAAGCACGCAATTTCCGTGTTTTAAACCCCAAGTAG
- a CDS encoding tetratricopeptide repeat protein: protein MFSNNLGGNNDDDHSAKDFYQKAVVIYEQEGKLDQVANAYSQLGIIAQKQKQYEKAKFYYQKSLTILVDSGNMQQAATVYYQLGQLSEQQNRFDEAISFYHKSETIFTDSGNANAVADSYWGIANIYLIQYKFQDASNYYQKALGIFINNQDIYKSAFIYHQLGLVAQQANWFEEAKEYYHKALEIRQNINDSVNAASDCGQLGLVYRQLRRFNESINYFKTALQIYEAAQDLPNQAKIYHNLGIIAHDQRHLHEAQEFYHHALKIKEKIGDSHGTACQCHNLGIVFQELGEYKQARSFFQKALEIKESLFDFQGCAREYHHLGTIAQLEKKPDLASSYYYKALSIYQHAGNISSIGDEYHHLGILAYECQDWQRSKDFFQEALNIYESTGDINNAADGYYQLGLLALQQREFEEAMNQLLKALTIFLEREDAHKLQFCIKQLGRLLSEVGEKKFDRLWYGINSCEYPPALWELIRESASLQYQCQPLNYWQRIRNQISRFFGW, encoded by the coding sequence ATGTTCAGCAATAATTTAGGAGGTAATAATGATGATGATCACAGTGCCAAAGATTTTTATCAAAAAGCCGTAGTTATATACGAGCAAGAAGGCAAATTAGATCAAGTAGCTAATGCCTATAGTCAGCTAGGGATAATAGCACAGAAGCAAAAACAGTATGAAAAAGCGAAGTTTTATTATCAAAAATCTTTGACAATCTTGGTAGATTCTGGAAATATGCAGCAAGCTGCAACAGTTTATTACCAATTAGGTCAATTATCCGAACAGCAAAATAGATTTGATGAAGCAATAAGTTTTTACCACAAATCTGAAACTATTTTTACAGACTCAGGAAATGCAAATGCAGTTGCTGACAGCTATTGGGGAATAGCTAATATTTACTTAATTCAGTACAAGTTTCAAGATGCAAGTAACTATTATCAAAAAGCACTGGGAATATTTATTAATAATCAAGATATTTATAAGTCAGCTTTTATTTATCATCAACTTGGCTTAGTTGCCCAACAAGCAAATTGGTTTGAAGAGGCAAAAGAATATTATCATAAAGCTTTAGAAATCCGTCAAAATATTAATGATTCTGTAAATGCAGCGAGTGATTGTGGTCAGTTGGGTTTAGTTTATAGACAATTGCGACGATTTAATGAATCTATTAATTATTTTAAAACAGCACTGCAAATTTATGAGGCTGCTCAAGATTTACCGAATCAGGCAAAGATTTACCACAATCTGGGTATAATAGCTCACGATCAAAGACATTTGCATGAAGCCCAAGAATTTTATCATCACGCTTTAAAAATCAAAGAAAAAATAGGTGATTCCCATGGAACTGCTTGTCAATGCCACAATTTAGGAATTGTTTTCCAAGAATTAGGCGAATATAAACAAGCAAGATCGTTTTTTCAAAAAGCTTTAGAAATTAAAGAAAGCTTATTTGATTTTCAAGGTTGCGCTCGTGAATATCATCATTTAGGGACAATTGCCCAGTTAGAAAAAAAGCCAGATTTAGCATCTAGTTATTATTATAAAGCTTTGAGTATTTACCAACATGCTGGAAATATTTCTTCTATAGGAGATGAATATCATCATCTGGGTATTTTGGCGTATGAATGTCAAGATTGGCAGCGGTCAAAAGATTTTTTTCAGGAAGCTTTAAATATTTATGAGAGTACTGGAGATATAAATAATGCTGCTGATGGATATTATCAACTTGGTTTATTAGCTTTACAACAAAGAGAATTTGAAGAGGCAATGAATCAGTTGTTAAAAGCATTAACTATATTTTTAGAAAGAGAAGATGCACATAAACTTCAATTTTGTATCAAGCAGTTAGGTAGACTTTTATCTGAGGTGGGAGAGAAAAAGTTTGATCGTCTGTGGTATGGAATTAATTCTTGTGAGTATCCTCCTGCTTTGTGGGAATTAATTAGAGAATCTGCAAGTTTACAATATCAATGTCAACCTTTGAATTATTGGCAAAGAATTCGTAATCAAATATCACGTTTTTTTGGCTGGTGA